In Clostridium ljungdahlii DSM 13528, the genomic window GGAAATATAGTTGTAATTGGAGATGTAAACGCAGGTTCCGAAATATATGCAGGGGGTAATATAATAGTTTTTGGAGCACTTCATGGATATGCTCATGCTGGATTTGGGGGGAATGCAAAAGCTATAGTTGCTTCAATTTGTTTGCAGCCGGAAATGCTTCAAATTGCAGACATAGTTACCAGATCACCAGAGGACAATATTAAACCACAGTATCCAGAAGTAGCTAAGATTAGGGAAAATATAATAATAGTAGAACCCTATTTGCCTAATAAGTTTATTTGATATCTCATAGTTAGTAAGAACTTCAGCTTTATTTTATGCTGAAGTTCTTTGTTAGTAACTTTAAAGCTATATAATTGGTATAAATTGTACTGAATAATATTCTGGATTATTCTTGCTATGTCTAGTATAATATTCTATAGATGGTTTTATTGCTTAGATGATTATCGTTAATTGTATACGTTCATATATTAAGAGAGATTTGTCTAATAAATTTATTTGATGGAGGTAGTATAGATGGGAGAAGCAATTGTAGTAACATCAGGCAAAGGTGGAGTTGGGAAAACTACTACTACGGCAAACATAGGTACTGCATTAGCTGCTTTGAATAAAAGTGTAGTAGTAGTAGATGGAGATACAGGACTTAGAAATTTAGATGTTCTTATGGGACTTGAAAATAGAATTGTATTTACTATACTTGATGTAGTAGAAGACAAGTGCAGATTAAAGCAGGCTCTTATAAAGGATAAAAGACTACCAAACTTGTATCTTCTGCCTACAGCACAAACAAGAGATAAAGATGACATAAGTACCCAAGATATGCTAAATTTAATTGAAGAATTAAAAAGTGAATATGACTACGTAATTATAGATTGTCCTGCAGGAATTGAGCATGGATTTGAAAATGCAATAGTAGGGGCAGATAGGGCATTAGTTGTAGTAAATCCTGAAGTTACTTCAGTTAGGGATTCTGACAGAGTCATTGGAAAGTTAGATGCTAAAGGAATTGAAAAACATCAACTTATAGTAAACAGAATAAATTATGAAATGACTAAAAATGGAGATATGCTGGATGTAAATGACATATTAGACAGTTTGGCTATAGAACTTATAGGAGTAGTGCCGGATGACAGAAATATAACTATTTCTACAAATAAAGGTGAACCTATAGTACTCACTAGCAGCTCATTATCAGGACAAGCATTTAGAAATATAGCTAAAAGAATAACAGGGGAAAAAGTGCCTCTTATGGATTTGAATACTAGCCATGAAGGATTATTTTCTTCAATAAAGAAACTATTTGGTATTAAATAAAGGGGGAGTAAGGGAATGGATTTGTTTAAGATGTTCTCTAGGCAATCTTCCAAAGATGTAGCTAAAGAAAGATTGAGATTAATACTAATACACGATAGATGTGATATGTCAAAAGAGGTATTAGACAATATAAAGGATGACATACTTAAAGTACTTTCAAAATATATGGAGATAGATCGTTCTGAAATAGATGTAAAAATGACAAATTCAGAGGAATTAACGGGAAATTCAGCAGCACTTGTGGCCAGTATACCTATAAAAAAGGTTAAGTATAATAAATAGGCTATGTATAAATTATGCATAGCTTTTTTATGTTCCTGTGTTATAATCATTATAGTTGCATTGGAGGGATGTATAAAATGCTTGAAAAATTTGTTATAAACAGGAAGCTTTTAAGGGAATTTGATTTTCCTCTACTAATTACTGTTATAATTATATGTATCTTTGGAAGTTTAAATATTTATAGTGCTTCCCATATGAGTGATGGGACTTATTATCTTAAATCCCAGCTTATGTATATGGCTGTAGGGCTTGTACTAACTTATTTTATACTTCTAGTAGATTATTCTGTGATAAAAGGTTATGTCGGCATAATATACTGGTTTGGTGTGTTTCTACTTATAATAAATTGTATACCGGCATTTCAGGCTACAGTTAATGGAGCTTCATCGTGGATTAAGCTTGGTCCTATTAGAATGCAGCCTTCTGAATTTGCAAAAATAGGTATTATATTAATGATTGCAAAAAAACTAGAGGATATGGAAGGAAACATAAACAATGTAAAAAATTTTATAAAGCTTATGATTTATCCACTTATTCCTATGGCTCTAATTGTAAAACAGCCTGATATGGGAATGACAATGGTATGTTTCTTTGCAGTTCTTGGGATAGTTTTTATTGCAAAATTGGATTTAAGAGTATTAATAGGAGGGCTTTTGGCATTAACTGTTTTAATAGTTATAGCTTTAAATACGCCTCTTATAGAAGAGTATCAAAAAATGAGAATTATATCTTTGTTTAATCCTGAAAAATATCAAATGTCTTATGCCCTTCAGGTTACCCAATCACAAATAGGAATTGGTTCAGGTGGAATTTGGGGAAAAGGATTCTTGAAGGGAACTCAGATATCAGGAGGGTATGTACCAGAGGCCCATACAGATTTTATATTTTCTGTAGTTGGAGAAGAATGGGGACTTGTTGGGGCTTTAGCTTTGATACTGTTTTATGTTATTATACTTTATAGATCCATAAAAATATCCAGGGAAGCTAAAGATATTTTTGGATCTATAGTATGTGTAGGAATAGCTTCAATGATGCTATTTTCAATTTTTCAAAATGTAGGTATGACTATAGGATTACTTCCTATAACAGGTATAACATTGCCTTTTATGAGTGCAGGTGGAAGTTCGCTGCTTGCAGCATTTATAGAAATAGCTTTAATTTTAAACATAGGTATGAGAAGAAAAAAAATTAACTTTTAGGGGGGAATTTTGTATGAGAATTGCTTTTATAGCACATGATAAGAAGAAAGACGATATAGTAGATTTTGTAAAAAGATATAAAGATGTTTTTGAAGGCCATGAGATTTTTGCTACAGGAACTACAGGAAAACTTATAAATGAGATGACAGGTCTAAAAGTTAATAGATTTCTTTCAGGACCTTTAGGCGGGGATCAGGAAATAGGAAGTAAAGTGGCACAGGGAGAAATGGATATAGTTATTTTTTTAAGAGATCCTTTAACTTCACAGCCACATGAACCAGATATTGCTGCATTACTTAGAATCTGTGATGTTCACTGTGTTCCTCTAGCTACTAATTTAGGTTCTGCAGAAGTTTTTGTAAAAGCACTAAAGTCACATAATTAATAGACAAGCTATATTCTATAGAGTTTCTAAACGAAAAATCAACTTATACTCCGGATATTCTTTACAACATTCAGCTCGTTAAATATTTTGATAAGGCGAAGCAAAAAATTTTGAAAAAATACTGAGAACTTTTGAAAACTCGTACCTCAAACAATTCAAAAGTTCTAGATTTTTTAAAAATTTTTACCTAAGTCTTATATACAAAATATTTAAAAGAGATTCATTATTGTAAAAATATGCCTACGTATAAGTTGATTTTTAAGTTAGAAAACTTATACGTAGGCATATTTTTACTAATTGGGCATTGTGAACGGTGAATTAATTTAAGTTCCATAACTATTAACTTTTAATTATTAAAAATATGCTTAAGTAATAAATAGGTCGTCCCTTAAATATATATAATTATGTGTATCATTTTAAATGGGGGAATCTATATTGGGAAATTATGATTCGGAATACCAAAATTATTATAATTCGTTAAAAGGAAGAGCCAATTACTCACCGTACCATGATAGAATGAGAAATAGTGGAAGTTTCTTTTTTCAAAAAGATAATTATTTGGTCAAGAGAATTATAAGGGATCTAATAGGAGTGTTAGTGTTGTTTGCATTCGTTATAGTTTGTAAAATTGTACAAACTCCACAGACTAAAAGTGTATATAGTTATTCTAAGGAAGTTGTGAATGAAAATTATGATTATAGCAAAATAGAAACTCAACTCAAAAATATAAATATAAATGATATTAAAAACGGGGCTGAAAATGTAATGAATCGTATTAGAGTAAATGAAGAAGAATAAATTTTAAGAGGTATTTCTGTGATTAAAATAAGTAAATATTTTATACCATATGTGATATTTCTGATTTTTATAGGGTATAAAGGGAAACTTATTTATACTTTTATTATAGTTTTCTTTCATGAAATGGTTCATTATTTAGTTGCTAGGTATTATAAATTTTCTGGGTTTGACATAGAATTTATAGCAATAGGGGCAGTTATAAAGCTTAAAGATATAGATGAAGCATTTCCAAGAGAAGATCTAATGATTTCAATTTCTGGTCCTGCAGCTAATTTAATTTTTAGCGCAGTTTTTTATTTTGCATATAAGAATTTTTGCTCAAGCATTTTCTATATGTTCTTCTCTATAAATTTAGCTATAGGATTATTTAATTTAATACCGGCTTTTCCTTTGGATGGAGGAAGAATATTGAGAAGCATCTTAAACTTAAAAATGACTTATAGAAAAGCAAATAGAATTATGATAATGACAAGTATACTTATTGGAATATCACTTATGTTTATGTACATTCTCTTATTTTTAAATGGATATAGCAATTTTAGTATAGGAATAATAGGGATATTTATAGTTACTACTTCTTTAAAGGAAAATGAAAGGATATCATATATAATTATGGGTGATATAATTAGAAAAAGGTACAAATTTATAAAGAGAGGTTATATTGAAAACAGGGCTTTATCAATATACTATAAACAGAATTTGCTTACAGCTATGGGGCTATTTGATAAGAATAAGTATAATACATTTATGGTCTTAGATGATGAGATGAATTTAATAGATACAATATACGAAGAAGAAATTATAGAAGGGTTGAAGTTATATGGAAATATAACTCTAGAAAAATTTATTGAAATATTAAATGATAAATAATACTTTTTAACCTAAGGAAAGAACAAGATTGTATAGATTTTGTCTTTGTCTTAGGTTTATATATTTTAAATTATTTTTGGTTATGCTAAAATATAGGGATGATACCTAAGAGGAGGATTTTTAATGAATAGAATTTCTGATGATATATTATTTAAAGTGGAAAAACCTGCCCGATATATTGGAGGGGAGATGAATTCCTATGTAAAAAATAAGGATGAAGTAGATATTAGATATGCATTTTGCTTTCCGGATGTATATGAAGTTGGAATGTCATACCTTGGTATGAAAATACTTTACTATATACTAAATGAAAGAAAAGATACTTATTGTGAAAGAGTATTTGCACCCTGGCCTGATATGGAAGAACTTATGAGAAAAAATAATATATCACTTTATGGACTTGAAAGCAAAGATCCTATAAAGAATTTTGATTTTATAGGGTTTACTCTTCAATATGAAATGAGTTATACCAATATTTTAAATATGTTAAATTTAGCTGGACTTTCTATTAGGGCTTCTGATAGAGGAGAAGAAGATCCTATAATTATGTGTGGAGGGCCTTGTGCCTATAACCCTGAACCTCTCTTTGATATAGCAGATATGTTTGCTTTAGGTGAATCAGAGGAACAGATGAACGAGATTATGGACCTTTACAAAGAGTATAAAGGAAGAAAAAAAGAATTTTTGAGGGCGGTGTGCCATATAGAGGGTATATATGTGCCTTCTCTTTACGATGTAAACTATAATGAAGATGGAACCATAAGAGAATTTAAACCGCTTTATGATGATGTGCCACCTAGGATTACTAAAAGGATAATCAAAAATTTTAATGATGTGGAATATCCAGATAAAATTATAGTGCCTTATACAGATATAGTACATGACAGGATAACTCTTGAGACTTTTAGGGGATGTACTAGAGGATGCAGGTTTTGTCAGGCAGGTATGATATACAGGCCTGTAAGGGAGAAAAAAACATCTAAACTTTTGGAAACAGCAGATAAGCTTATAAAAAGTACAGGATATTCAGAGGTATCTCTTACTTCTTTGAGTATATGTGATTATTCAGATTTAAAAAATTTAGTTGTTAATTTTATAAATGGACATGAAAAAGACAAAGTAGGGTTATCCTTGCCTTCACTTAGAATAGATTCTTTTTCTGTAGGACTTATAAATGAAATACAAAAAGTTAGGAAAACTGGACTTACTTTTGCACCAGAGGCAGGAAGTCAGAGGATGAGAGATGTAATAAATAAGGGTGTTACAGAGAAAAATTTGATGGATTCTGTAAGCAGTGCTTTTGAATCTGGATGGTCTACCATAAAGTTGTATTTTATGATAGGGCTTCCCTATGAAACTATGGAAGATATAAAGGAAATTGCACATTTATCCCAAAAAGTAGTGGATGAATATTTCAAAGTACCTAAGGATAAAAGAAAAAAGGGATTAAAAGTAACAGTTAGTACTTCAATATTTGTGCCAAAACCTTTTACACCATTTCAGTGGACTGCTCAAATAAAAATGGAAGATGTTAAAGAAGAAATTAGAGAATTGAGATCTTCCATAAACAGTAGGCATATAGTATATAATTGGCATGAGAGTCCTTTAAGCTATTTGGAAGCTGTATTTGCAAGGGGAGATAGAAGGCTCTGTGAAGTACTTATTAAAGCTTATGAAAAGGGAGCTAAGTTCGATAGCTGGTCAGAGTATTTCAATTTTGATTTATGGGAAGAAGCCTTTAAAGAATGTAATGTGGATGGCGATTTTTATGCTTATAGAAATAGAAATTATGAAGAAATACTTCCCTGGGATTTCATAGATATAGGAGTAAATAAGAAATTCTTAATAGAGGAAAATGAAAAAGCTAAAAGGGCTGAAGTAACTCCGGATTGTAGATTGGGATGTAAAAATTGCGGAGTTAATATTAATTTAGGAGGTGAATGTTTTGAGAGCTCAGTACTTAATAAAGTTCAGTAAAAAACATAATATAAGATTCATAGGGCATCTTGATTTATTGAGGACCATACAGAGGATGATAAAGAGATCAGAGCTTCCTGTAGAATATTCTAATGGATTTAATCCACACATAAATATGTCTATAGCACAGCCTCTAGCTGTAGGAGTTTATTCCTGTGGAGAATATATGGATTTATATTTTGAAAAAGAAATTTCAGAAGATCA contains:
- the minD gene encoding septum site-determining protein MinD, whose protein sequence is MGEAIVVTSGKGGVGKTTTTANIGTALAALNKSVVVVDGDTGLRNLDVLMGLENRIVFTILDVVEDKCRLKQALIKDKRLPNLYLLPTAQTRDKDDISTQDMLNLIEELKSEYDYVIIDCPAGIEHGFENAIVGADRALVVVNPEVTSVRDSDRVIGKLDAKGIEKHQLIVNRINYEMTKNGDMLDVNDILDSLAIELIGVVPDDRNITISTNKGEPIVLTSSSLSGQAFRNIAKRITGEKVPLMDLNTSHEGLFSSIKKLFGIK
- the minE gene encoding cell division topological specificity factor MinE — protein: MDLFKMFSRQSSKDVAKERLRLILIHDRCDMSKEVLDNIKDDILKVLSKYMEIDRSEIDVKMTNSEELTGNSAALVASIPIKKVKYNK
- the rodA gene encoding rod shape-determining protein RodA produces the protein MLEKFVINRKLLREFDFPLLITVIIICIFGSLNIYSASHMSDGTYYLKSQLMYMAVGLVLTYFILLVDYSVIKGYVGIIYWFGVFLLIINCIPAFQATVNGASSWIKLGPIRMQPSEFAKIGIILMIAKKLEDMEGNINNVKNFIKLMIYPLIPMALIVKQPDMGMTMVCFFAVLGIVFIAKLDLRVLIGGLLALTVLIVIALNTPLIEEYQKMRIISLFNPEKYQMSYALQVTQSQIGIGSGGIWGKGFLKGTQISGGYVPEAHTDFIFSVVGEEWGLVGALALILFYVIILYRSIKISREAKDIFGSIVCVGIASMMLFSIFQNVGMTIGLLPITGITLPFMSAGGSSLLAAFIEIALILNIGMRRKKINF
- the mgsA gene encoding methylglyoxal synthase gives rise to the protein MRIAFIAHDKKKDDIVDFVKRYKDVFEGHEIFATGTTGKLINEMTGLKVNRFLSGPLGGDQEIGSKVAQGEMDIVIFLRDPLTSQPHEPDIAALLRICDVHCVPLATNLGSAEVFVKALKSHN
- a CDS encoding M50 family metallopeptidase, with the protein product MIKISKYFIPYVIFLIFIGYKGKLIYTFIIVFFHEMVHYLVARYYKFSGFDIEFIAIGAVIKLKDIDEAFPREDLMISISGPAANLIFSAVFYFAYKNFCSSIFYMFFSINLAIGLFNLIPAFPLDGGRILRSILNLKMTYRKANRIMIMTSILIGISLMFMYILLFLNGYSNFSIGIIGIFIVTTSLKENERISYIIMGDIIRKRYKFIKRGYIENRALSIYYKQNLLTAMGLFDKNKYNTFMVLDDEMNLIDTIYEEEIIEGLKLYGNITLEKFIEILNDK
- a CDS encoding TIGR03960 family B12-binding radical SAM protein, with protein sequence MNRISDDILFKVEKPARYIGGEMNSYVKNKDEVDIRYAFCFPDVYEVGMSYLGMKILYYILNERKDTYCERVFAPWPDMEELMRKNNISLYGLESKDPIKNFDFIGFTLQYEMSYTNILNMLNLAGLSIRASDRGEEDPIIMCGGPCAYNPEPLFDIADMFALGESEEQMNEIMDLYKEYKGRKKEFLRAVCHIEGIYVPSLYDVNYNEDGTIREFKPLYDDVPPRITKRIIKNFNDVEYPDKIIVPYTDIVHDRITLETFRGCTRGCRFCQAGMIYRPVREKKTSKLLETADKLIKSTGYSEVSLTSLSICDYSDLKNLVVNFINGHEKDKVGLSLPSLRIDSFSVGLINEIQKVRKTGLTFAPEAGSQRMRDVINKGVTEKNLMDSVSSAFESGWSTIKLYFMIGLPYETMEDIKEIAHLSQKVVDEYFKVPKDKRKKGLKVTVSTSIFVPKPFTPFQWTAQIKMEDVKEEIRELRSSINSRHIVYNWHESPLSYLEAVFARGDRRLCEVLIKAYEKGAKFDSWSEYFNFDLWEEAFKECNVDGDFYAYRNRNYEEILPWDFIDIGVNKKFLIEENEKAKRAEVTPDCRLGCKNCGVNINLGGECFESSVLNKVQ